The Streptomyces sp. NBC_00224 genome contains the following window.
CACTGGCGATCGCGAGCCCGATGATCACCGGCGACGACCAGGCGTAGTCCTTGCCGCCCCACTCCGTCATCAGCAGCAGCGAGACCGAGAAGGCCGCGGCGAGCGCCGCGCCGAGGTAGTCGATGCGGTGGCGTACGGGCGTGACCGGCAGGCGCAGGACGACGACGGCGGTGGCCAGCACGGCGAGGCCGACGGGGAGGTTCACGTAGAAGATCCAGCGCCAGCTCGCGTGGTCGGCGAGTGTGCCGCCGATCCACGGGCCGAGCGCCATCCCGGCCCCGGCGACGATTCCGCCGATGCTGCCGCCCTTGCCCCGGCCGCCCCCGCCGTCCTCGTCCCCGGGGCCCTTCAGCTGGGCGAGCACCACCATGGTGACGCTCATCAGGCCGCCCCCGCCGACGCCCTGCACGGCCCGCGCCGCGATCAGTTCACCCATGGACCGAGCGGCCCCGCACAGCGCCGAGCCGACCAGGAACGTGGCGATCGCGCCCACGAAGACCTTCTTGGCGCCGATCGTGTCGCACAGCTTCCCGTACAGCGGCAGCACTGCCGCCGAGGCGAGTGCGAACGAGCTGATCAGCCACGGGATCTTGTCGACCCCGTGGACCGGGTCGAGGTCGCGGACGATCGGGACGGTCGCGGCCGACACGATGTTCGTGTCGAGCACCGCCAGCAGGATCGTCACCAGGCAGAGGGCGAAGCCGATCTTGACCTGGCCCGCCGACATGACCGGCGCCGGACGCGCCCCCTCCTCGGCGCTCGCCGGCCGCGCCGTTTTCGGCATGGGTGTGCTCAGGGTCTTGGGCATGGTGGATTCCCCCTCCGGGGCGGCAGTCGGGCCGCTCGCCGTAGTCGTGGGCACCACCCTGACCCACATTCTGTACTGAGTCAACTTTTCATCCTGGATTAAAATTCATCCTGGTACAGTGGCGCCCATGGCGGAGTACGTGGAGAAGCCCGCACCGGCCCATATGGGCCTGCGGGAACGCAAGAAGTGGCAGACCCGGCGTCGGCTCATGGCCACCGCCCTCGACCTCTTCGCCCAGCGCGGCTACGACAAGGTCTCGGTCGCCGAGATCGCCGAGGCGGCGGACGTCTCGAAGATGACCGTCTTCAACCACTTCGAGTCGAAAGAGGACTTGGCGCTCCGGCCGATGGAGGAGCACAGCGGCGACGTGGTCCGCGCCGTCCGCGAGCGCCCGGCGGGCGAGTCCGCCGTCGTCGCCGTGCGCGCCCACTACCTGGCGGCCGTCGAGGCCCGCGACGCGTCCATCGGCCTCAGCGACGACGCGATAGTGCTCCAGCTGCTGCGGCTCATCATGGAGACCCCGGTGCTGCTGAACCGCGCCCGCACCGCCCTCGTGCGCAGCTCCGACCTGGTCGCCGAGGCGCTGGGCGAGGAGACCGGGGACCGGGTGCTCGCCCGGGTCGCGGCGGCCCAGCTGATGGGCACGCGCGCGACGCTGGTCAGCGAGAACCACCGCCGCCTGCTGCTCGGCGACCCGGCGGAGGACATCGTCCCGGACGCCGTCCGCCTGGCCACCCGCGCCTTCGACCTGGTCGAATTCGGCCTCGGCGACTTCGCGACCAAGGGGTAGCGCTTCGCTGGGATGACGGTGGGTCGGCTGCGGACCGTGCTGGGTTGCTCGCGCAGTTCCCCGCGCCCCTAACTGCCTAGGGGCGCGGGGAACTGCGCGCTCAGCCCCCACCGGGCCGCAGCCGAACCTGTAAGCCCCACGCCCACCGCATAGGCTCGCGATCATGCCTCCCGCCAAGAAGCGCACGCGCAGCTACGACCCGGTGAAGACCCGCGCCGCCGTCCTCGCCCAGTTCGCGCACGTACGGGAAGCGGTGGCGACTCTCGCGCCCGACGTGCTGGAGCGGCCGACCCGGCTGGCGGGCTGGACCGTGTACGACCTCGCCGCGCATCTGGCGCGGGCCGTGGACGTGGTCGCCCGAAACCTGGCCGAGCCCGCGCCCGCCCCCGGCCGCCCGGACGTCACCCTGCCGGACTGGCCGTTCGCCACCGCCACCGCAGCAGCCCCCGCCGGCACTCCGGCCGCCCGGCCGGACCTCGCCGCGCTCTACGCCGACGTGGCCGCCCGCACCGGGCAGCTGCTCCCGAGCGCCGAGGACACCCGGCTCGTCAGGACGGTCCTCGGCACCATGACCCTCGCCGACCACCTGGTCACGCGCACGGTCGAGCTCTGCGTCCACACCGACGACCTGAACGACGCCGTGCCCGGCCTGGACATCCCGTACGACCGCCAGGCGCTCGCCGCCTGCACCCGGCTGCTCGCCGACGCCCTCGCGGTGAAGGCGCCGGGCGGCTCGGTCGAGGTGCGCGTCCCGCCGTACGCGGTGGTCCAGTGCGTCGAGGGCCCGAAGCACACCCGGGGCACGCCCCCGAACGTCGTGGAGACCGACCCGCTCACCTGGATCCGGCTCGCCGCCGGGCGCAGGGCGTGGGCGGACGAGCTGGACGGGGGGCGGGTTGCGGCGAGCGGGGAGCGGGCGGACCTCTCCGCACTCCTGCCGGTGCTTTCCCGCTGACGAATACGGCCCGGCCGAGGTGGTCATTCGGCTACGGCAGGTGACTTCCGGCCGGGCCCCCGCCGGGGCCCGCGCGACCTCCGTCACATTTCCCGCCCGGCCCCTTCCCCGGCCTTTTCCCGCCCTGGCGGGAAAAGGCCTGCTCCACCCCGTCCGGCAGATGCCACAAACCGCCCACCACCCCCGTCTCGTCCGTATCCCCAATTCGGACCAGTGGTCGATCTCGCCTACACTCGGTGGCGTGCCACGTGGTGACGGTCGACTCAATCATGATCTGCTCCCCGGCGAGAAAGGCCCCCAGGACGCTTGCGGCGTCTTCGGTGTCTGGGCTCCGGGTGAAGAGGTCGCCAAGCTCACTTACTTCGGGCTTTACGCCCTCCAGCATCGGGGCCAGGAATCCGCGGGTATCGCGGTGAGCAACGGCTCCCAGATCCTCGTCTTCAAGGACATGGGGCTCGTTTCCCAGGTCTTCGACGAGACCTCTCTCGGTTCCCTCCAAGGTCATATCGCGGTCGGTCACGCCCGCTACTCGACCACCGGTGCCTCCGTGTGGGAGAACGCGCAGCCGACGTTCCGGGCAACCGCCCACGGCTCGATCGCGCTCGGCCACAACGGCAACCTGGTGAACACCGCCCAGCTGGCGGAGATGGTCGCCGACCTGCCGAAGGAGAACGGTCGCGCGACCCAGGTCGCCGCCACCAACGACACCGATCTCGTCACCGCCCTGCTCGCGGGGCAGACCGACGACGACGGCAAGCCGCTCACCGTCGAGGAAGCGGCCGCCAAGGTCCTTCCCCAGGTGCAGGGCGCGTTCTCGCTGGTCTTCATGGACGAGCAGACGCTGTACTGCGCCCGTGACCCGCAGGGCATCCGCCCGCTGGTCATCGGCCGGCTGGAGCGCGGCTGGGTGGTCGCCTCCGAGACCGCCGCCCTCGACATCTGCGGCGCCAGCTTCGTGCGCGAGATCGAGCCGGGCGAGCTCGTCGCCATCGACGAGAACGGACTCCGCACCTCTCGATTTGCGGAAGCGAAGCCCAAGGGCTGCGTCTTCGAGTACGTGTACCTGGCGCGCCCCGACACCGACATCGCCGGGCGGAACGTCTACCTCTCCCGCGTGGAGATGGGGCGGAAACTCGCCAAGGAAGCGCCTGCCGACGCCGACCTGGTGATAGCTACTCCCGAGTCCGGCACCCCCGCCGCCATCGGCTACGCGGAGGCCAGCGGCATTCCGTACGGCTCGGGCCTGGTCAAGAACGCCTACGTCGGGCGGACCTTCATCCAGCCCTCGCAGACCATCCGCCAGCTCGGTATCCGCCTCAAGCTGAACCCGCTGAAGGAAGTCATCCGGGGCAAGCGCCTGGTGGTCGTGGACGACTCGATCGTCCGCGGCAACACCCAGCGCGCGCTCGTGAAGATGCTCCGCGAGGCCGGGGCCGCCGAGGTCCACATCCGGATCTCGTCCCCGCCGGTCAAGTGGCCGTGCTTCTTCGGCATCGACTTCGCGACCCGCGCCGAGCTGATCGCCAACGGTATGACGATCGAGGAGATCGGCACCTCGCTGGGCGCCGACTCGCTCTCGTACATCTCGACGGACGCGATGATCGAGGCGACCACCATCCCCAAGGACAACCTCTGCCGCGCCTGCTTCGACGGGGTCTACCCGATGGAGCTCCCGGACCCCGAGCTGCTCGGCAAGCAGCTCCTGGAGACCGAGCTCGCGGCCGGTCCCGCCGCCACGGCCGCGGCCGACGCGCTGCGCCGCCCGTAGGCGCCCGCACGAACCCTGCAGTACGACACGAAAGTTCTCACTGTCATGTCTGAGACCACTGGTGCCAGCTACGCAGCCGCGGGCGTCGACATCGAGGCGGGCGATCGCGCCGTCGAGCTGATGAAGGAGTGGGTGAAGAAGACGAAGCGCCCCGAGGTGCTCGGTGGCCTCGGCGGTTTCGCCGGTCTCTTCGACGCCTCCGCCCTCAAGCGCTACGAGCGCCCGCTGCTCGCCTCCGCGACCGACGGCGTCGGCACGAAGGTCGACCTCGCCCGCCGCCTCGGCGTGTACGACACGATCGGCCACGACCTCGTCGGCATGGTCGTCGACGACCTCGTCGTGTGCGGTGCCGAGCCGCTGTTCATGACCGACTACATCTGCGTCGGCAAGGTGCACCCCGAGCGGGTCGCCGCGATCGTGAAGGGCATCGCCGAGGGCTGTGTCCTCGCGGGCTGCGCGCTGGTCGGCGGCGAGACCGCCGAGCACCCGGGCCTGCTCGGCCCGGACGACTTCGACGTCGCCGGCGCCGGTACGGGCGTGGTGGAGTACGACCGGCTGCTCGGCGCGGATCGCATCCGTACGGGTGACGTCGTCATCGCCATGGCGTCGTCCGGACTTCACTCGAACGGGTACTCACTCGTCCGGCACGTGCTCTTCGACCGGGCGAAGATGTCGCTGGAGCAGCAGGTCGAGGAGTTCGGGCGGACCCTGGGCGAGGAGCTCCTGGAGCCGACCAAGATCTACTCGCTGGACTGCCTGGCCCTGACGCGTACCACCGAGGTGCACGCTTTCAGCCATGTCACCGGCGGCGGTCTTGCCAACAACCTGGCCCGGGTCATCCCCGACCACCTGCACGCCACGGTCGACCGCTCGACCTGGGCGCCGGGCGCGGTCTTCGACCTGGTGGGCACGGTCGGCAAGGTCGAGCGGCTGGAGCTGGAGAAGACGCTGAACATGGGCGTCGGCATGATCGCGATCGTCCCCGAGGCATCGGTGGACGTGGCCCTGACGACCCTCGCGGACCGGGGTGTGGACTCCTGGGTGGCGGGTCGCATCACCGAGCGCGGCGAGCACGCCACCGGCGCCGAGCTCACCGGGGACTACTCGAAGTAGGCCGCTAAGCCGCTACAGGCAGCACGAAACCCGGTCTGGGGCGAAGGCCCCGGACCGGGTCGGTGTGCTTCAGAGCAGCAGAAACAAAAGTTGCTGCGAAAGCGGGATCAGCGTAGTCAAGCGCCGCGGCGCTGCGACGACGGGCCGGACTCTTCGTCCTCGTCCTCGTCGTCGTTCCCGTACAGATCCGCATAGCGGGCGTACGGGTCGTCATCCTCGTCGTCCTCCAGTGGCTCCGCGTTAGGCGGTTGGCTCACTGTCGGGTTCGGAGTAGATGCGCCCAGCTCGTTGGCCAGACGTGACAGGTCAGTCCCGCCGCTGCTGTACTTCAGCTGGCGGGCGACCTTGGTCTGCTTGGCCTTTGCCCGGCCGCGCCCCATGGCTCGACCCCCTCGGTGACGGGGCTCAACGGCCCCAGAGTCTTGACACCCGTTCATGAGTCGGAACGGGCTCTCCGTGGAGAGACCGTGTCCGTAGGGCTTCAACGGTACCTGCTTCCGCGGCCATACGGTACGCCGCCCGCATGACGTGCCACTTCGCAGAACCCGCAAGGTGCCCTTTCCTCGCTGGTCAACCGCGATTTTAACCCCTTCTTGGCGTCCGACCCGCCGACCGGCGTGAGTCTTCTCTCGCCGGTCGGCGGATCGGCTGCCGGGGGGCGTCAGCGCTTGCGCGCCTCCGCCATGCGCTGCTCGGCGATCCGGTCGGCCGCGGCGGCCGGCGGAATGCCGTCTTCCTTCGCACGTGCGAATATGGCCAACGTGGTGTCGAAGATCTTCGCGGCCTTCGCCTTGCAGCGGTCGAAGTCGAAGCCGTGCAGCTCGTCGGCGACCTGGATCACGCCACCGGCGTTGACCACGTAGTCGGGCGCGTAGAGGATCGCGCGGTCCGCGAGGTCCTTCTCGACGCCCGGGTGCGCCAGCTGGTTGTTGGCCGCGCCGCACACGATCCTCGCGGTGAGGACCGGGACGGTCTCGTCGTTCAGGGCGCCGCCGAGCGCGCAGGGGGCGTAGATGTCCAGGCCCTCCACGCGGATCAGCGCGTCCGTGTCGGCGACCGCGGTGACGCTGCCCGGGTGCTTGTCGAGGATCCGGCGTACCGATTCCTCACGCACATCGGTGATCACGACCTCGGCGCCGTCCGCCACCAGGTGCTCCACCAGGTAGTGGCCCACCTTGCCGACGCCCGCGACGCCGACCTTGCGGCCGCGCAGCGTGGGGTCGCCCCACAGGTGCTGGGCGCTGGCCCGCATGCCCTGGAAGACGCCGAAGGCGGTGAGCACAGAGGAGTCGCCCGCGCCGCCGTTCTCGGGGGAGCGGCCGGTCGTCCACCGGCACTCGCGCGCCACGACGTCCATGTCCGCCACATACGTGCCGACGTCGCACGCCGTCACGTAACGGCCGCCGAGCGAGGCCACCATCCGCCCGTAGGCGAGCAGCAGTTCGTCCGTCTTGACCGTCTCGGGGTCGCCGATGATCACGGCCTTGCCGCCGCCGTGGTCGAGCCCGGCCATGGCGTTCTTGTACGACATGCCGCGGGAGAGGTTGAGCGCGTCGGCGACGGCCTCGGCCTCGCTCGCGT
Protein-coding sequences here:
- a CDS encoding MFS transporter → MSAGQVKIGFALCLVTILLAVLDTNIVSAATVPIVRDLDPVHGVDKIPWLISSFALASAAVLPLYGKLCDTIGAKKVFVGAIATFLVGSALCGAARSMGELIAARAVQGVGGGGLMSVTMVVLAQLKGPGDEDGGGGRGKGGSIGGIVAGAGMALGPWIGGTLADHASWRWIFYVNLPVGLAVLATAVVVLRLPVTPVRHRIDYLGAALAAAFSVSLLLMTEWGGKDYAWSSPVIIGLAIASVAALALFLRRQTTAAEPILPLSMFKVPAVRLGFAIQGLVGAAMMGTLVYVMIYLQVVRGIEATSAGLYLIPMAIGMTAVGLGSERLGARWSQKTFVLTGTVAATAALGLLATTQVSTNLWQIRAELLLMGMGFGLLIGQLIQIVQAAAPARQLGVATTGVRFFQTLGNALGAAVFGTILSRVYEASGPGGSTGSLGALRGAARADGVHALTSGMDVVFVVGAVLMATAAYLATRLPSPTPGA
- a CDS encoding TetR/AcrR family transcriptional regulator; this encodes MAEYVEKPAPAHMGLRERKKWQTRRRLMATALDLFAQRGYDKVSVAEIAEAADVSKMTVFNHFESKEDLALRPMEEHSGDVVRAVRERPAGESAVVAVRAHYLAAVEARDASIGLSDDAIVLQLLRLIMETPVLLNRARTALVRSSDLVAEALGEETGDRVLARVAAAQLMGTRATLVSENHRRLLLGDPAEDIVPDAVRLATRAFDLVEFGLGDFATKG
- a CDS encoding sterol carrier family protein, with product MPPAKKRTRSYDPVKTRAAVLAQFAHVREAVATLAPDVLERPTRLAGWTVYDLAAHLARAVDVVARNLAEPAPAPGRPDVTLPDWPFATATAAAPAGTPAARPDLAALYADVAARTGQLLPSAEDTRLVRTVLGTMTLADHLVTRTVELCVHTDDLNDAVPGLDIPYDRQALAACTRLLADALAVKAPGGSVEVRVPPYAVVQCVEGPKHTRGTPPNVVETDPLTWIRLAAGRRAWADELDGGRVAASGERADLSALLPVLSR
- the purF gene encoding amidophosphoribosyltransferase, producing the protein MPRGDGRLNHDLLPGEKGPQDACGVFGVWAPGEEVAKLTYFGLYALQHRGQESAGIAVSNGSQILVFKDMGLVSQVFDETSLGSLQGHIAVGHARYSTTGASVWENAQPTFRATAHGSIALGHNGNLVNTAQLAEMVADLPKENGRATQVAATNDTDLVTALLAGQTDDDGKPLTVEEAAAKVLPQVQGAFSLVFMDEQTLYCARDPQGIRPLVIGRLERGWVVASETAALDICGASFVREIEPGELVAIDENGLRTSRFAEAKPKGCVFEYVYLARPDTDIAGRNVYLSRVEMGRKLAKEAPADADLVIATPESGTPAAIGYAEASGIPYGSGLVKNAYVGRTFIQPSQTIRQLGIRLKLNPLKEVIRGKRLVVVDDSIVRGNTQRALVKMLREAGAAEVHIRISSPPVKWPCFFGIDFATRAELIANGMTIEEIGTSLGADSLSYISTDAMIEATTIPKDNLCRACFDGVYPMELPDPELLGKQLLETELAAGPAATAAADALRRP
- the purM gene encoding phosphoribosylformylglycinamidine cyclo-ligase, translating into MSETTGASYAAAGVDIEAGDRAVELMKEWVKKTKRPEVLGGLGGFAGLFDASALKRYERPLLASATDGVGTKVDLARRLGVYDTIGHDLVGMVVDDLVVCGAEPLFMTDYICVGKVHPERVAAIVKGIAEGCVLAGCALVGGETAEHPGLLGPDDFDVAGAGTGVVEYDRLLGADRIRTGDVVIAMASSGLHSNGYSLVRHVLFDRAKMSLEQQVEEFGRTLGEELLEPTKIYSLDCLALTRTTEVHAFSHVTGGGLANNLARVIPDHLHATVDRSTWAPGAVFDLVGTVGKVERLELEKTLNMGVGMIAIVPEASVDVALTTLADRGVDSWVAGRITERGEHATGAELTGDYSK
- a CDS encoding DUF3073 domain-containing protein, with product MGRGRAKAKQTKVARQLKYSSGGTDLSRLANELGASTPNPTVSQPPNAEPLEDDEDDDPYARYADLYGNDDEDEDEESGPSSQRRGA
- a CDS encoding Leu/Phe/Val dehydrogenase produces the protein MTDVTGDAVSSADVLHTLFRSDQGGHEQVVLCQDRASGLKAVIAIHSTALGPALGGTRFYPYASEAEAVADALNLSRGMSYKNAMAGLDHGGGKAVIIGDPETVKTDELLLAYGRMVASLGGRYVTACDVGTYVADMDVVARECRWTTGRSPENGGAGDSSVLTAFGVFQGMRASAQHLWGDPTLRGRKVGVAGVGKVGHYLVEHLVADGAEVVITDVREESVRRILDKHPGSVTAVADTDALIRVEGLDIYAPCALGGALNDETVPVLTARIVCGAANNQLAHPGVEKDLADRAILYAPDYVVNAGGVIQVADELHGFDFDRCKAKAAKIFDTTLAIFARAKEDGIPPAAAADRIAEQRMAEARKR